A stretch of the Flavobacterium aquiphilum genome encodes the following:
- a CDS encoding GH92 family glycosyl hydrolase, which yields MKLDKIYKIGRIGISLGLIFLVSCKAGKTASLPNNQLVDKVYPLLDTENSRWFYFSSASRPFGMVNLSPDTSIKGDWGCGYKYNIDTIKGFSHVHEWQLSGVSVMPVVISKENKTTIFTDFYSKFSHATEKITPGYHSVLLDRYKITAELTSAKRVGFHRYTFPTNAQKAVLFNLNTVLGPCDNTNGILEKNNDYELSGSLVLSTNFRRPKPLTVYFKINTNAPISSVEKDAKTGNYLIHFGDFDKKILMKVGVSYTSVENANINIQEELPHWDFDKIVAESRDEWNNLLGRIKVEGGTEKDQRRFYTDLWHALQGRKMISDANGAYPDNTGDKYRIGQIPLNDKGKPKFNQYNSDSFWGAQWTISTLWGLAYPEIMEDFVHSLMQYYNDGGMIPRGPAGGNDTYVMTGASTTPFIVTAIQNGIVKEDLEDIYIALKKNHMLNGIMGKAGYEHNTNSGGGLKYYMEKGFVPYPNPEGEFGSHQDGASLTLEYAYEDWTLAQLAKKLNHTEDYNYFMARAKNYQNVFDATTGWMRPKNVNGKWLENFDPYKYENGFIESNGAQATWFVPQDIEGLAKLMGGNDKAAEKLNKQFESAKKLKFTSGTSHEAELHPEYSRIPINFGNQPSIQTPYVFNFLGRPDLTQYWGREVIKETFSGLAPDTGYNGDEDQGLMGSLNVLFKIGLFQMNGGTDENPEYQIGSPIFNKVSIQLNPNYYSGKEFVIEAANNSPKNIYINNVKLNNKAVEKFMISHSDITKGGELNLEMSDKSKH from the coding sequence TGGTTTTACTTTTCTTCCGCCAGTCGTCCGTTTGGAATGGTAAATTTAAGTCCGGACACATCAATTAAAGGAGATTGGGGTTGCGGATACAAGTATAATATTGATACAATAAAAGGTTTCAGCCATGTTCATGAATGGCAACTATCCGGGGTTTCGGTAATGCCGGTGGTAATTTCCAAAGAAAATAAGACAACTATTTTCACTGATTTTTATTCTAAATTCAGTCATGCAACAGAGAAAATTACTCCAGGCTATCATTCTGTATTACTTGACAGATACAAAATAACAGCCGAATTAACTAGCGCCAAAAGGGTAGGTTTTCATAGATATACGTTTCCGACGAATGCACAAAAAGCGGTTCTTTTCAATCTAAATACTGTTTTAGGGCCGTGTGATAACACAAATGGAATTTTAGAAAAAAATAACGATTATGAACTTTCGGGTTCATTGGTATTGAGTACTAATTTCAGACGCCCAAAACCATTGACGGTATATTTTAAAATTAATACTAATGCTCCAATTTCTTCTGTTGAGAAAGATGCTAAAACAGGTAATTATCTGATTCATTTTGGTGATTTTGATAAAAAAATATTAATGAAAGTGGGTGTTTCTTACACCTCTGTTGAAAATGCCAACATTAATATTCAAGAAGAATTACCTCATTGGGATTTTGATAAAATAGTTGCAGAATCAAGAGACGAATGGAATAATTTATTGGGAAGAATTAAAGTTGAAGGTGGAACTGAAAAAGACCAAAGAAGATTTTATACAGATCTTTGGCACGCATTGCAGGGACGAAAAATGATTAGCGATGCTAATGGTGCTTATCCTGATAATACAGGAGATAAATACAGAATTGGACAAATTCCGCTTAACGATAAAGGAAAACCAAAGTTCAACCAATATAATTCAGATTCGTTTTGGGGTGCCCAATGGACGATAAGTACACTTTGGGGACTTGCTTATCCTGAAATTATGGAAGACTTTGTGCATTCGCTAATGCAATATTACAATGATGGCGGAATGATTCCGCGTGGGCCTGCAGGCGGAAATGATACCTATGTGATGACAGGAGCTTCTACAACACCATTTATTGTTACCGCTATTCAAAATGGAATCGTAAAAGAAGATCTGGAAGATATTTATATCGCTTTGAAGAAAAACCATATGCTAAATGGAATTATGGGAAAAGCGGGTTACGAACACAATACCAATAGCGGTGGAGGTTTGAAATATTATATGGAGAAAGGCTTTGTTCCTTACCCTAATCCAGAAGGTGAATTTGGAAGCCATCAAGACGGTGCCAGCCTAACATTGGAATATGCTTATGAAGATTGGACTTTGGCACAATTGGCAAAAAAGCTGAATCATACCGAGGATTATAACTATTTTATGGCAAGGGCCAAAAATTACCAAAACGTTTTTGATGCAACAACAGGTTGGATGCGTCCTAAAAATGTTAATGGGAAATGGCTCGAAAATTTTGACCCTTATAAATATGAAAATGGTTTTATAGAATCCAATGGAGCACAGGCAACTTGGTTTGTGCCGCAAGACATTGAAGGTTTGGCAAAGCTGATGGGAGGGAATGATAAGGCTGCAGAAAAATTGAACAAGCAATTTGAATCGGCAAAAAAATTAAAGTTCACATCAGGAACATCACATGAAGCAGAATTGCATCCAGAGTACAGTCGTATTCCAATAAATTTTGGTAATCAGCCTTCGATTCAGACACCTTATGTGTTTAATTTTTTAGGAAGACCTGATTTAACTCAGTATTGGGGACGCGAAGTGATAAAAGAAACTTTCAGCGGTTTAGCCCCGGATACCGGTTACAATGGCGATGAAGATCAAGGTTTAATGGGAAGTTTGAATGTGTTGTTTAAAATTGGTTTGTTCCAAATGAATGGGGGGACTGATGAAAACCCGGAATACCAAATAGGAAGCCCTATCTTTAACAAAGTTTCGATTCAATTGAATCCAAATTATTATTCTGGCAAAGAATTTGTAATTGAAGCCGCTAATAACAGCCCTAAAAATATTTATATAAACAATGTTAAACTCAATAATAAAGCTGTAGAAAAGTTTATGATTTCCCACAGCGATATTACAAAAGGAGGGGAATTGAATTTAGAAATGTCGGATAAGTCAAAGCATTAA